The following coding sequences lie in one Calypte anna isolate BGI_N300 chromosome 7, bCalAnn1_v1.p, whole genome shotgun sequence genomic window:
- the BOLL gene encoding LOW QUALITY PROTEIN: protein boule-like (The sequence of the model RefSeq protein was modified relative to this genomic sequence to represent the inferred CDS: substituted 1 base at 1 genomic stop codon), with translation MKREXGAQITNQTQTELLSSSPNTESPVPLNNLTSAPRSGTVIPNRIFVGGIDFETNENELRKFFARFGRVKEAKIVSDRAGVSKRYGFITFETVEDAQKILRETGKLDYKDKKLNIGPAIRKQQIRSPRSTVISEAGTMYLTTSSGCPYIYHNGVAYFHMPEVASVPQPWPLCSVSSSPVMVAQPVYQSPTYHYQAQTQCLPSQWQWSVPQSPASSPAFLYVQPSEVIYQPVGITQESGCVSPSPLLVEAAVPELYSDPGVQAPHHQPFAQSAIVMPAPVSIKDTSSKHHGLTVLILEEGQEEKRGRDVAPISKIAKI, from the exons ATGAAACGAGAGTAAGGAGCA CAGATCACAAATCAGACGCAAACAGAACTTTTATCTTCATCTCCCAACACTGAGTCACCGGTGCCATTAAATAACCTGACCAGTGCTCCAAGGTCTGGAACAGTTATTCCAAATCGCATCTTTGTAGGAGGAATTGATTTcgag acaaatgaaaatgaacTGAGGAAGTTTTTTGCTCGGTTTGGCAGAGTGAAAGAAGCGAAGATAGTAAGTGACAGAGCTGGAGTATCAAAGAG GTATGGCTTCATTACCTTTGAAACAGTAGAAGATGCACAGAAGATTTTACGAGAG ACTGGAAAACTTGATTATAAGGATAAGAAATTGAATATTGGTCCAGCaataagaaaacaacaaatacGGAGTCCTC GTTCTACTGTGATATCAGAAGCTGGTACAATGTACTTAACTACCTCGAGTGGATGTCCTTATATTTATCATAATGGAGTAGCTTATTTTCATATGCCTGAAGTTGCTTCTGTTCCCCAGCCATGGCCA ttgtGCTCTGTTTCCAGTTCACCTGTGATGGTAGCTCAACCTGTTTATCAGTCTCCTACCTACCATTACCAG GCACAGACACAGTGTCTTCCAAGTCAGTGGCAGTGGTCTGTTCCACAG TCCCCTGCCTCCTCACCTGCATTTTTATATGTGCAACCATCTGAAGTCATTTATCAGCCAGTAGGGATTACCCAGGAAAGTGGATGTGTATCACCTTCCCCCCTGCTAGTGGAAGCTGCAGTTCCTGAG ttGTATTCTGATCCTGGAGTCCAAGCACCACATCACCAGCCTTTTGCCCAGAGTGCCATAGTCATGCCTGCACCTGTAAGTATCAAAGACACTTCAAGTAAGCACCAtggtctgactgtcctcatcCTTGAagagggacaggaggagaaaaggggcAGGGATGTTGCCCCAATTAGTAAGATTGCTAagatatga